The proteins below come from a single Mycolicibacterium sp. TY81 genomic window:
- a CDS encoding alcohol dehydrogenase catalytic domain-containing protein → MKITGAVLEEAGRARPYAQSRPITVGELELADPGPTELLVRIEAAGVCHSDLSVVDGNRPRPLPMLLGHEAAGVVVATGDAVGDIRPGQRVVMSFLPRCGECPDCAEGGRLPCPTGSAANSAGTLLAGRRLSAAGRPVHHHLGVSGFATHAVVDRASVVPVGSDVPPDVAAMLGCAVLTGGGAVLNVARPAPTDSLMVVGLGGVGMAAVITARALQVARVIAVDTAADKLGQAAALGATETYTAGQAAELGIKARHVIECAGHPRAFETAFGATLPGGNTITVGLPAAAALAAISPLTVTAEARMVVGSYLGSSVPARDIPRYAQLWRDGKLPVEKLISARIRLDQINEAMDRLADGQAIRQVILFDQG, encoded by the coding sequence ATGAAGATCACCGGTGCAGTCCTCGAGGAGGCCGGGCGGGCCCGGCCGTACGCACAGTCGCGGCCGATCACGGTCGGCGAGCTGGAGCTGGCGGATCCCGGCCCGACCGAGCTGCTGGTCCGGATCGAGGCGGCCGGCGTATGCCACTCGGACCTGAGCGTCGTCGACGGCAACCGGCCCCGCCCGCTGCCGATGCTGCTGGGGCACGAGGCAGCCGGTGTCGTCGTCGCCACCGGTGACGCCGTCGGCGACATCCGCCCCGGGCAGCGCGTCGTGATGTCGTTCCTGCCCCGCTGCGGCGAGTGCCCCGACTGCGCCGAAGGCGGCCGCCTGCCGTGCCCGACCGGATCCGCGGCGAACTCCGCCGGCACGCTGCTGGCCGGCCGGCGCCTGAGTGCGGCCGGCCGGCCCGTGCACCACCACCTCGGCGTCTCCGGTTTCGCCACCCACGCCGTCGTCGACCGGGCCTCCGTCGTGCCCGTCGGATCCGATGTCCCGCCCGACGTCGCCGCGATGCTCGGCTGCGCCGTGCTGACCGGCGGTGGTGCGGTACTCAACGTCGCCAGGCCCGCGCCGACCGACAGCCTGATGGTGGTCGGCCTCGGCGGCGTCGGCATGGCGGCCGTCATCACCGCGCGGGCGCTGCAGGTCGCGCGGGTCATCGCGGTCGACACCGCCGCGGACAAGCTCGGCCAGGCAGCCGCGCTGGGCGCGACCGAGACCTATACCGCAGGTCAGGCCGCTGAACTCGGCATCAAGGCCCGGCACGTCATCGAGTGTGCCGGGCATCCCCGCGCCTTCGAGACGGCCTTCGGCGCGACGCTGCCGGGCGGCAACACCATCACGGTGGGCCTGCCGGCCGCGGCCGCACTGGCCGCCATCTCACCGCTGACGGTCACCGCCGAGGCCAGGATGGTCGTCGGCAGCTATCTGGGCTCGTCGGTCCCGGCCCGCGACATCCCCAGGTACGCGCAACTGTGGCGCGACGGGAAGCTGCCGGTGGAGAAGCTCATTTCCGCGCGGATTCGGCTCGATCAGATCAACGAGGCGATGGATCGGCTGGCCGACGGGCAGGCCATTCGTCAGGTCATCCTGTTCGACCAGGGCTGA
- a CDS encoding transketolase, which produces MIPPTGTPDRAAALEQLVDRAKFIRLETVRLSRIAGAGHYTSSFSAAELFAALYYSVLKYRPAEPKWADRDRFVLSKGHAAIGLYPVLADVGFFPPSALDDYTRLGSPFGDHPDMKKIPGIDFSSGSLGHGLSISVGMAFAGRVGDRPYRTFCMLGDGELHEGQIWEAANAAGHYRLGKLVAIVDRNQLCIDGFTDDVMSVEPIEDRFAAFGWQTHRVDGHDPAALLDLFGTLPDKPDGPPQLIVADTVKGRGVQLMEYNPDWHVGNLVGADYDDVIAELQAGLRPLEAAK; this is translated from the coding sequence ATGATTCCACCAACGGGAACGCCCGACCGGGCGGCGGCACTGGAGCAACTCGTCGACCGGGCGAAGTTCATCCGGCTCGAGACCGTGCGACTGTCCCGGATCGCCGGCGCCGGCCACTACACGTCGTCCTTCTCGGCCGCCGAGCTGTTCGCGGCCCTGTACTACTCGGTCCTGAAATACCGCCCGGCAGAACCGAAATGGGCCGACCGTGACCGGTTCGTCCTGAGCAAGGGCCACGCCGCCATCGGCCTGTACCCGGTGCTGGCCGATGTCGGCTTCTTCCCGCCGTCGGCGCTCGACGACTACACGCGCCTGGGCAGCCCGTTCGGCGATCACCCGGACATGAAGAAGATCCCGGGCATCGATTTCAGTTCGGGCTCGCTCGGCCACGGCCTCTCCATCTCCGTCGGCATGGCCTTCGCCGGACGGGTCGGCGACCGCCCGTACCGCACCTTCTGCATGTTGGGCGACGGCGAGTTGCACGAGGGCCAGATCTGGGAGGCCGCCAACGCCGCCGGGCACTACCGCCTCGGAAAGCTGGTCGCGATCGTCGACCGTAACCAGTTGTGCATCGACGGCTTCACCGATGACGTGATGAGCGTCGAGCCCATCGAAGACCGCTTCGCCGCCTTCGGCTGGCAGACCCACCGCGTCGACGGGCATGACCCCGCCGCGCTGCTGGATTTGTTCGGCACCCTGCCCGACAAACCCGACGGCCCACCACAACTCATCGTTGCCGACACGGTCAAGGGCCGCGGCGTGCAGCTCATGGAATACAACCCCGATTGGCACGTCGGCAACCTCGTCGGCGCCGACTACGACGACGTGATCGCGGAACTGCAGGCCGGCCTGCGTCCGCTGGAGGCAGCGAAATGA
- a CDS encoding transketolase family protein: MTETQDQAEIFGGGATELRDKRSFDGSDVSSIPAFVFGEELADLADHDPRVVVLTADLASANRATDFSARHPNRFFNMGIAEKGMITSAAGMASCGYVPFAATFASFSALLCAEQIRTDCAYPRMPVRIVGHHSGMSMGFYGTSHHALEDLGVLRTFAELTVVCATDANHLRAILRASVDHPGAMYIRLGRGRDPEVYQTVPELTFGKAIRLCDGHNLTIIATGSEVHPALEAAAILADEGIRTRVVDMHTVAPLDIDEVLAAAHETGAILTVEEHNVTNGLGSAVAEALFLNGAPTVPFAKHGVPDEYIPVGPPAALYAKYRLDAPGVAAVARELLR; encoded by the coding sequence ATGACCGAAACCCAGGACCAGGCAGAGATTTTCGGCGGCGGCGCCACCGAACTGCGCGACAAGCGCTCGTTCGACGGCAGCGACGTCAGTTCGATTCCCGCGTTCGTGTTCGGTGAGGAACTGGCCGACCTGGCCGACCACGATCCGCGCGTCGTCGTGCTGACGGCCGATCTGGCGAGCGCCAACCGGGCCACCGATTTCTCGGCGCGCCACCCGAACCGGTTCTTCAACATGGGCATCGCCGAGAAGGGCATGATCACGTCCGCGGCCGGTATGGCGTCGTGCGGCTACGTGCCGTTCGCCGCGACGTTCGCGTCGTTCTCGGCACTGCTGTGCGCCGAGCAGATCCGCACCGACTGCGCGTACCCGCGGATGCCCGTGCGGATCGTCGGACACCACTCCGGCATGTCGATGGGGTTCTACGGCACCAGCCACCACGCGCTGGAAGACCTTGGCGTACTGCGCACTTTCGCCGAACTGACCGTCGTCTGCGCGACCGACGCCAACCACCTGCGCGCGATCCTGCGGGCGTCCGTCGACCACCCGGGCGCGATGTACATCCGGCTGGGCCGCGGCCGCGACCCCGAGGTCTATCAGACGGTGCCCGAGCTCACCTTCGGCAAGGCCATCCGGCTGTGCGACGGCCACAACCTGACCATCATCGCCACCGGCAGCGAGGTCCACCCGGCCCTGGAGGCCGCGGCGATCCTGGCGGACGAAGGCATCAGGACCCGCGTCGTCGACATGCACACCGTCGCGCCGCTCGACATCGACGAGGTACTCGCCGCCGCGCACGAGACCGGCGCCATCCTCACCGTCGAGGAACACAACGTCACCAATGGCCTGGGGTCGGCGGTCGCCGAAGCGCTGTTCCTGAACGGCGCGCCCACCGTGCCGTTCGCCAAACACGGTGTGCCCGACGAGTACATCCCCGTCGGTCCCCCGGCGGCGCTGTATGCCAAGTACCGGCTGGACGCACCCGGTGTCGCGGCGGTGGCCCGGGAGCTGTTGCGATGA
- a CDS encoding aminotransferase class III-fold pyridoxal phosphate-dependent enzyme, whose protein sequence is MIDHNDTALTKRARLVVPGGMYGHMNVRSFSATLPQYMATGEGCRITDTDGNTYLDFMCGWGPVVLGHRNPAVQQAVSEQIAKGDCLNGAAPVMVELAELLVDTVAHADWAMLAKNGTDATTACVTIARAATGRRKVLIAHGAYHGAVPWCTPVTAGVTREDRAHLDYFEYNDLDSLRAAVDRAGGDLAAVIVCPFRHDVYRDQELADPLFAKGLRELCDRTGAALVLDDVRCGFRLDLAGSWEPLGVRPDLSAWSKAIANGYALAAVTGTEAMREAAGSIYATGSFWYSAVSMAAALATIRELRDTDAMQRMSDSGQRLREGLAAQARAHGFEVVQTGPVQMPLLRFAGDDDFSQTRLWCDEAGARGVYLHPYHNWFLSAAHTATDIHDALDRTDDAFAALARR, encoded by the coding sequence ATGATCGACCACAACGACACGGCCCTGACCAAACGAGCCCGGCTCGTCGTCCCCGGCGGCATGTACGGACACATGAATGTGCGGTCGTTCTCGGCCACGCTGCCGCAGTACATGGCCACCGGCGAGGGCTGCCGCATCACCGACACCGACGGCAACACGTACCTGGATTTCATGTGCGGCTGGGGCCCCGTGGTGCTCGGCCATCGCAATCCAGCTGTACAACAAGCGGTTTCGGAGCAGATCGCCAAGGGCGACTGCCTCAACGGCGCGGCTCCGGTGATGGTGGAACTGGCCGAACTGCTCGTCGACACCGTGGCCCACGCCGACTGGGCGATGCTGGCCAAGAACGGCACCGACGCCACCACCGCGTGTGTGACGATCGCGCGCGCGGCCACCGGGCGGCGCAAGGTGCTCATCGCTCACGGGGCGTATCACGGTGCGGTGCCGTGGTGCACCCCCGTGACGGCAGGGGTGACGCGTGAGGACCGGGCGCATCTCGACTACTTCGAGTACAACGACCTCGATTCCCTTCGCGCCGCTGTCGACCGCGCCGGCGGCGATCTGGCCGCCGTCATCGTCTGCCCGTTCCGGCACGACGTGTACCGCGATCAGGAACTGGCCGATCCGTTGTTCGCCAAGGGGTTACGCGAACTGTGCGACCGCACCGGCGCGGCGCTGGTCCTCGACGACGTCCGCTGCGGCTTCCGGCTGGACCTCGCCGGTAGCTGGGAGCCGCTGGGCGTGCGTCCCGATCTGTCGGCGTGGTCCAAGGCCATCGCCAACGGCTACGCGCTGGCGGCAGTGACGGGCACCGAAGCGATGAGAGAAGCGGCTGGCAGCATCTACGCCACGGGGTCGTTCTGGTACTCCGCGGTGTCGATGGCGGCCGCGCTGGCGACCATCCGGGAACTGCGCGACACCGACGCGATGCAGCGCATGTCCGACTCCGGTCAGCGCCTGCGCGAAGGGCTGGCGGCCCAGGCCCGCGCGCACGGCTTCGAGGTCGTGCAGACGGGGCCGGTGCAGATGCCACTGCTGCGGTTCGCCGGTGACGACGACTTCAGCCAGACCCGGCTGTGGTGCGACGAGGCCGGTGCCCGCGGCGTCTACCTGCACCCGTACCACAACTGGTTCCTCAGCGCGGCCCACACGGCGACGGACATCCACGACGCGCTCGACCGCACCGACGACGCCTTCGCGGCATTGGCCCGCCGATGA